The Sulfurospirillum sp. UCH001 genome segment AATCAAGTTCAGTATTTGAGTTTTTAAGTGTTTTTGTAAAATTATCTATACTTGAAGAAATAGATGTTATAGATTCAGATAATGAAGAAGATGCGCCTGTAGATTTATCAATAAAACCTATTAACTCCATTAATGAGTTAGACATTGTAGTCATTGACTGTCCGACTGTTTTAAGCATTTTATCAAAGTCTTTATCTACCGCACTTGCTTGTTTTTCTAATGCTTTTATGATAATTTCTGTTGACAGTTCTCCATCTTCTGCAGCTTTTTTAAACGCTTGTGACGTCATACCACTACCTGCTACAATAGCTTGGTAAAGTGCTGGTGTTTGTTCACGAATAGATGCTAGTTCTTGCCCTACAGATTGAAAGTTACCGCTAAACGCTTGCCCTAGTTGGATAATAGCATTATTCATACTCTCGGCAGTACCACCGCTTACAATCATTGCTTTATTGATTGTCCCTGTAATACTTAATAGCTTATCTTGTGAAATATTGTAGTCTTTGGTAGCTATGGCAATACGAGAATATAAATCTGCTGTTTCTTTAAAACCTAGTCGTGTTTGTTGTGAGATATTGAATAGTTCTTTATGCGCTTTTGTCTGTTCTTCTATGGAACTTGTAACCAATCTAAGCCTAGACTCAACGGTTGTCATTTTGTCAGCAGTTTCTACATAATATTTCCCTAATTTCGCTACTTCATATGCTGCTGCTGCAAAACCTATACTTTTTAGAGTCGATTGTAGTGAAGTAAAGGACGATCCTAAATTGTCAGAAGATTTTCTAAGTGAGTTGGTGGAAGCTTCGGCTTTTTTTGCTTCCTCCGTAAACTTTCGGATTGCTACAGTACCATTGTCGTGGACTTGTATGTCTATGTTTAGAACTGCAGCCATGTAATCCCCTCATATTTTTTATGAGAGGATTTTATGATATGGAAAACTAAGCTTTGTGGTTAAGGCTAAGTTGTGAACAATAGAACGATCCAAGGCTTAGAATAAGTGGTATAAATTCTTTTTGGATATGATCTTTACTGTATCCATCAGGACAAGCCCATTTTATAAAATCTTTTAGAGCTTCATACTTCAAACCAGTTGCACCATTAAAACCATAATCAAGAGGACAACGTAAGATAATATCTACTATCGCAATACTCCAGCTATCCTCTAAAAATATAACGGTTGAGTCTGGGTTATCCTTGATAGCTTTTTTTGCGCTTTTACTTAAAGATCGCTCACCAGTTTTTCTAATATCTTGACATAGCCACTCTTTAATTCGTTCTATTTTTCCTGCTTTTTTTCTTGGATAGCCTCAAAGATTGTTTTTTGCACTTTTAAGTATCCGTAGCTCTCTGCAAGCGCAATAATTTTGTCTTTATCATCTCCAGTAAGACAGATATTCATTTTCCATTTTACAATGTCGTTTTCTTTATCTTCTGGCTTTGTTTTTTCTCTGTGGTCAATTAATTTATCTTCAATATCAAATTTCACATTGGTTAGTTTTTCAACTTGTTCCCAATCTTCTTTTCGTTTTGATATTTCTAACTGCTCGATAGTACGTTTTAACTTCTTTTCTAGGTCAAAACCTTTTTTAACTGCATCCGAGTACTCTTTATGCTTCTTTTCAAGCTCTTTTATCTCTTTGCTGTTAAGATCACGGTAAAAACCTTTAAGAGGGGTGCTATCCTCAAACTCTTTCATCTCAAACTCATGTACTGGTAATAAAACTGTCATATCTTTCCCCTTGATTGTTTTTCCCCTTGATTTCATATTTCAGGCGCTCAAGGAGGAAAGCGCCCGTTATTAAGCGATTGTTCCGTACTTAATTTGGAATTGGTTTTCACCAGTAGCATCACCTTGCAGTGAATACTTGACTGTGAACGCTTCTTTACCGTTGATGCTTGTTTCTGTTGGAGTACCATCAACCACAGCTTGACCGCACGTAATTTGTACTTTTTTACCATTAACTGCACCAGCTTTAATGATAACTGGAACTGTTGATCCTGCTGCAAACGCTGTGTAAACGTCCTCATTCTCTTTTAGGTATGTGACTTCAAGTGTAGAGTCAAAATCTACCCTTTCATAGTCTTTATACCCTACAAAGTATTGTTTCTGATTGTCATTTGATTGTGTAAGTGTGAATGATTGAGCTTTTACTGCTACACCGCTAATGGTTACTGTGTCAATAGATTTCAATACCAGGAGCAATGTTTCATCTATTGATGTAGCCGATGGGTTATCTTCCGCAACGCTTGTAATGGTTGTAAAACCATTAATAACAGCACTTTGCTTGATAGGCTCTCCAATGTTACCGCTAATAGTTAGCGTACCTACTGCGCCAGTTAATACACGTTTTCTTCCATCTCTCCAAATTGCTACGCTTGATAAATCGCTTGGTTGAGATTGTGAAGGAACATAAGAAACTGATAGCCCAGTTTCAATTGCTTCATCAAGTCCACAAATTTTATAAATATCATCCCATACAGGAGGAGTATCAAGTGCAGCACCAGTTCCATCGTTTCCAAGCAAGAAACCTTCTACTGTTACCTCTCCAGTCGTATCGTCTGTATTCATCCATGTTGTTTTATTGCCTAACTTTCCGTTAAGCTCTTTAAAGCTTCCACTTCCTGACGTAGGTGTTACCCTTACATCTTCATTTGTAACTGATACTGCATCCGTTCCTGTTGCTGTTCCGCCATATTTTACGGCAACAACTACCTTTTTGCTATCATAAAGTGCCATGAAACACCCCTTTTAATGTTTAATAAACAACATCATAAGGGGTTTAATAAGTGTGTTTGTGGTTAAGCGGTAGGAATGTTTTCCCAGTGTTCAAAATCAACATCGCAGATATTCTCGAAGTAATCCATCCCTGCAAATTTATTCCCTCTTTGGTGAGTTTTTAGTATTCCTGTTTCAATCCTAAAAGCTCCAGTAATGTCAATGATTTTTTCATTTACAACACTTGCCAAAAAGTCTGATATTTTATCTGCCATGATTACAGGATTTGCATAGATATAAAAACGATATGTTCCTGCATGATAGATTGTTTTTGTAGCTACTCTTTGAGTATCGTTAGCCCAAATTTTAAGAGTCATATAGTATTCTGTTGGCTTTATTGTTTGACCTTCAAACCAAAGATATACTTTTTTGCCTTCATAGGTAAAGTAGTTTCCTATCGTGTCTTTGCTCATTTGAGTAATAAGCCATTTTTCAAAGTCTATTTTGATTGATGCTTTCATTTTATTTTATCTAACTCCCTTTGAAGTTTTGGCTCAAATTCGTCTATAATTGGCTGAAATCCTTTAGGCAACTGTTCAGAGCCTACCCATCTAATAGTTCCGTTAACCATAGCTTGTCTGCGCCCACCATCTATCACATACGCATGAGGCGCAATGTTTGATATTCTCCAATTTAAAAGACCTAATCTCTCTGGTGGTTGCCAACTATCCCTTAATTCTCCTGTGTCGACTGGTGTTATTACCTCTAAGTCACCGTATAAAGAAACAGCTCCAGTTTTAACAACTCTATCACGCTTTTTTAATATAGCTGCGAACTCTTTGTTAATATCATCACTAAACGCCACCATCTGTCCTTATGTTGGCATAGTAAAGCACAATAGACTCATTGATAGGGTAACTATCAACAAAAGTAACCACATAAGACTTGTTGCCAAACTTCAATTTATGCTCTTTTGTGATCTCCGTTGTTGTGTAAATAGGAGCATCACCCATAGCAATTAATCCCTCTTTATAGTCCTTGGTTGCGTAGTTAGACACTAGACCAATTATATCACTTTCCGAATGTGTTATCGTAGTTCCATCGGGGTCATAATCTCCAACTGTGGACGATACTAAAATCATTTTTCTACCAAACTTTTTAATGAGTTTCGTTGCTACGTTTTTAAGGGTATTACTGAGTGCCATGTTATCCCCTTACTATTCGTGTACCACTAAACATAAAAGGGCTTAATAGTCTTGTAACCATAGGAGGCATAGATTTATTTCCTTGGCGTGTCTGCACTTCAATAACTGCTATCTTAATGCTTTGATACGCTTCCATGTCGTTTGGCTCTGTATAGTCCTCAGATAAGCACCAAATAGCTAACTCACACACCGCATCTTTGACACGTTTTGGAATGGTGCTACCATCTACATCAATACCATCATCAACAAGACCAGTACGAGGGAATTTTAATGCTTGTGTGTTTACTGATTTGTAGCCTAAAAAGTCTTTTTGATCTATGATCTGCGTTGCTTGGATAAGTGCTTTTGATCTGACTGGATCGGTTGAACTATCCCAGTCTGCTGAGTTTAGTCTATCCTCAAAATATATTTTGGCATCTTCTAAACTAATGTATGAATTTGTGCCTACTGTTAAAGCCATGTTCTAGCCTTTTTATTTGTAGTATAAAATTTATGTGATGGAGATTTGCGGTTAAGAAGAAGCCCTCAATTAAGAGGGCTATGTGTTATTTTACTTTCTTTTTGGGTGCTTCAAGTTGCACAACTTCTACGCCTGCATCTTGATATGCTTTAATGATCTTCTCGTCGTTTGCATATACTTTTTTAGCGTTAGGCTCTACTCCATCAAAATATCGAGGAGCGATGTACGCTCCGCTAACTCCTTCTACTTCATCATTTGAGTAAATAAAAGTCATTTATTCTCCTTACAGTACGTTAAGAAGAACGCCAGCACTTGATTTCTTATCAGTCGCTTTTAGTTCCCAGTTGGTTTTTGTTCCAAGTGTTGCTAAAGTTGGGTTAATACCGCTTGCTGTTTTCCAAGAGTAACCTTTTACGTTCAACGCAAATGATCCCTCAGCTTGGATACGGTACTTGATGTTCTCTTTACCAGTTACAATATCAGACAAGAACTCTCTCGCTTCACTCTCAATAATGCTTACTGCGCCTGCTGTTAAGCCAAGAACGGCAACGCCTGCTGTCATACCTAGACCTGCGCTATCTGTAACAAATACAGGACGACCAAGTGATCCAGTTGTGCCAGTATAAATTGCACCATAAGCAACATCGGCTGATCCGTTAGCAATTGCTTGACCTACTAGATCGTTATATGTTGCACCATTCATAACGAAAGCAACAATAGAGCCTGAAGCATCACCAAAAGGTTTTAATGCGCTATTTAACAACGAAGGAGTGATTGAGGCAACACCAGTAC includes the following:
- a CDS encoding HK97 gp10 family phage protein, producing the protein MAFSDDINKEFAAILKKRDRVVKTGAVSLYGDLEVITPVDTGELRDSWQPPERLGLLNWRISNIAPHAYVIDGGRRQAMVNGTIRWVGSEQLPKGFQPIIDEFEPKLQRELDKIK
- a CDS encoding DnaT-like ssDNA-binding protein; translation: MALTVGTNSYISLEDAKIYFEDRLNSADWDSSTDPVRSKALIQATQIIDQKDFLGYKSVNTQALKFPRTGLVDDGIDVDGSTIPKRVKDAVCELAIWCLSEDYTEPNDMEAYQSIKIAVIEVQTRQGNKSMPPMVTRLLSPFMFSGTRIVRG
- a CDS encoding major capsid protein, whose protein sequence is MALKIDNVIVHTTATETIMQNVEAFTAGTAGAITLGTQMISGDMLSESMLSEISSLIVRRDIAADTDATVKGVSSRDENTIKIYWGTGAIEFKTVDAKRYGSDAEAFSAAIGEQIGKGIVNYALNAGITAVRASIESQSTLVTGTGVASITPSLLNSALKPFGDASGSIVAFVMNGATYNDLVGQAIANGSADVAYGAIYTGTTGSLGRPVFVTDSAGLGMTAGVAVLGLTAGAVSIIESEAREFLSDIVTGKENIKYRIQAEGSFALNVKGYSWKTASGINPTLATLGTKTNWELKATDKKSSAGVLLNVL